GGAAGGTCGAGGTCCAGCAGCAGCGCGTCAAGACCGGCATCCCGCGTCTCGACGACTTGATGTTCGGGGGCATCCCGTACAGCTCGAACGTCTCCGTGTACGGTCCGGCCTACGTGGGAAAGGAGGTCCTCGTGAGCCTGTTCATGGCGGAGGGTCTCAAGAAGGGCCTGCCCGTCCTCTGGATCCTCACGGACAAGGGGCCCGGGGACATCCGCGAAGACATGGCGTTTGTCCTACCGGACTACGAGGAGCGCGAGAAGCTCGGCCTCGTGAAGTACATCGATGCGTACTCCAAGTCCATGGGCGCCGACGCGAGCGATACGAACACGACGTACATCGACGACCCCACGGACCACGCCGCGATCCTCAAGGCGACGGATGCGATCGCGACGGAGTGGCGGAAGAAGTACCCGAGCTACCGGCTCGCGTTCCGGAGCGTGTCCACGCTCATCGCGTACCTGGACCCCACGACTACCTTCAAGTTCCTGCAGCCGTTCGTCGGGCGCCGCAAGCGCGACAAGGCGGTGGCCTTCTACGTGATCGAAAAGGGGATGCACGAGGAGCAGGAGATCCAGATGCTCGGCTCCCTCATGGACGGGTCCATCGAGTTCAAGGTCGAGCAGCTCAAGTCGTTCCTGAGCATCAAGGGCATCTGCGACGTGCAGAGCCGCAGCTGGATCCGCTACACGTACACGAAGTCGAACGTGTCCATCGGCTCCTTCAGCCTGGACCACATCAAGTGATCCTCGTGGGTAGTCCTTACATCACTTCGGGCGACTGTCCCTTCTTCGGCGGTGGCGTGGGCCCGGGCACCTGGACTTGAGGGATTGGGATGGGCGGTGGCAGGCGCAGCTCGCGCGCCAGGATCACGGTCTCCGGGAGACAATTCGTCATGATCACCGTGTGGATCTCCTGGGCGATCTCCTGGGGCATCTGGCCCCCCGCGGACCAGCCCTTTACGAGGGCCTTCGCATCCCCTTCCCAGGCGATCTGCCCCTCGATCTGGATGAGCCCGATCACGGCCTCCGCCGCGCGGTAGCTCGCGGAGAACCGAAAGTCGACCTGGGCGCTGTTCATCCCCGTCTCCGAAATCAAGGTGACCGTGCTGTTGTGGTCCACGCGGATGTTCGCCCAGCCCGCCCCGATCTTCGTGAGGCGGCGCGCGTCGAGGTTCGTGAAGTCGAACGCCCGCACGGTCATGGGAACCCTGCCGAGCAAGCGTCCGCCTCGATATGAAGTTTCCCGGTCCGCGGGCTTTATCTCACGCGTGACCGTTGTGCGCGGCGATGGTCCTCTGGGTCGGTGTGGACGACACGGACAGCCTGCGGGGAATGTGCACGACGTTCCTCGCGACGGAGATCGTTCGGGAGGTCACGCGCACCCACGACCTGATCGGCTACCCCCGCCTTGTCCGGCTGAACCCGAACATCCCGTGGAAGACTCGAGGGAACGGGGCGCTCGCGCTCCGGTTCGGCCGGGGAACCGGGAAACCTGCGACCGTGGGGCAAATCGCAGGCCGCGCCATCCGGGCGTTCCCGAGATCCCGCGGCAGTGAAGACCCCGAGGTCCTCCGCAAACCCGTGGAGGACCTTGTCCGGCAGTGGTCCGTGTTCGGAGACCCCACCACGAATCCTGCGTTCGCGATCCTGCGCCGGCCCCCTGCCCCGTCCTTCTATTGGCACGCGGTCCGGCGCGTGGTCTCGCGTCGAGAGGCGCGGCTGGCCGCAACGGATCTTGGGATCCTGCGGGGCTTCAAGAATGGGCGAGGGATCATCGGTGCGACCGCGGCGTTGGCGTGGCGTCCTCGGGATCGAACGTACGAGATTCTCGCGTATCGCCACCCAAGTCTGTGGGGGTTGACGCGAGACATCGATCCCGTGTCGGTCCGGGAGATGGACCGCCGTTTTCCCTCCACGTTCAACAACTACGACTACGTGAACGAGAAGGTCGTGCTCGCGCCGCACTCTCCTTGCCCCATTCTCTTCGGTATCCGGGGTGATGTCCCCTCCCAGCTGCCGCGAGCGATGCGTACGCTCCGCGGGGAGACTCCGGAGCGTTGGCTGCTCTTCGAGACGAACCAGGGAACCGACGACCACGTGGTCATGGGCGACTGGGCCTTGCGTCCGTTTACCGCGTCTGTTCTCGAAGGCAAGGTGGTTTCGACGCCCGTGACCCGACCGGGCGGTCACGTGCTTTTCGAGGTCGACGGCCGTCGGAGAGTCACCGTGGCAGCGTACGAGCCATCGAAGCAGTTTCGCGAGGTGGTCCGGGCCCTCCGGGCCGGAGACATCGTGCGAGTCACGGGCAGCGTCCGGGAGGAACCTCGAACCCTAAACCTCGAGCGCCTCGAGGTGGTCTCGCTCGTAGACTC
This is a stretch of genomic DNA from Thermoplasmata archaeon. It encodes these proteins:
- a CDS encoding tRNA(Ile)(2)-agmatinylcytidine synthase, encoding MVLWVGVDDTDSLRGMCTTFLATEIVREVTRTHDLIGYPRLVRLNPNIPWKTRGNGALALRFGRGTGKPATVGQIAGRAIRAFPRSRGSEDPEVLRKPVEDLVRQWSVFGDPTTNPAFAILRRPPAPSFYWHAVRRVVSRREARLAATDLGILRGFKNGRGIIGATAALAWRPRDRTYEILAYRHPSLWGLTRDIDPVSVREMDRRFPSTFNNYDYVNEKVVLAPHSPCPILFGIRGDVPSQLPRAMRTLRGETPERWLLFETNQGTDDHVVMGDWALRPFTASVLEGKVVSTPVTRPGGHVLFEVDGRRRVTVAAYEPSKQFREVVRALRAGDIVRVTGSVREEPRTLNLERLEVVSLVDSWRKVSNPRCPSCGKSMKSIGSEQGFRCVRGHARLPREAVVVVSEARTITVALYEPPACARRHLAKPIQRILGNRFGRGPTRARSISMPPPRLQPSSATGRSESHGREGA